The Methanosphaera sp. BMS genome contains a region encoding:
- a CDS encoding DEAD/DEAH box helicase family protein: protein MSFNDIKNQIKKTYNSAVDNIVDDFYNIVLSEAVRYDRISGFFSSTSLAIAARGMDHFIQNGGHMRLLCSCKLSETDLTAINNSQDYKEYISKEFLEDIDNLEDELIKNHVKMLGWMISNDLLEIKIGLNIKDNQSDSMLHIKKGILYDSDEQAILFEGSVNETAYGWYNNIESFKVFNSWNTNEYIMDDINIFEDFWNNKNESLEVIDVPDACKNKLVEIAPKTEQEFKKLNTFFKSKKPILRDYQKKAIDIWIKNNCCGIFSMATGTGKTFTALSALDQLNKKNSILNVIVCPQNHLINQWEDNIKQFGIDYKVIIASGDNGNWEEEVFDSIIDINCRITKNIIILTNFDIFCKEKFIKCIEEYEGISLIIVDEVHGVGSGEYSKGLLNSYNYRLGLSATPDIEDDLERTDLVNDYFINGTIYEYSLEKAIKNGFLTPYNYYPIFIDLDDDDLDLYIEYTHNLARSFFSKTNKNKDSFSYWVKKRRDLINKAPHKYDFLIEFLKENEDIKDTIIYCSENKQVQKVQKILNEFGIRNHEFTGKTSHSKDKDNTSQRDKILKEFESGFYNVLVAIKCLDEGVDIPSAKNVILMASTTNTRQHIQRRGRILRKSPGKSIANIYDLIVFPEVNFNDSMFNSILFNEMRRYDEYAYLAENSTECSKIIIQKMRRL, encoded by the coding sequence ATGTCCTTTAATGATATAAAAAATCAAATAAAAAAAACTTATAATTCTGCTGTGGATAATATTGTAGACGATTTTTATAATATTGTTTTATCTGAAGCCGTACGGTATGATAGAATTTCAGGTTTTTTTAGTTCTACTAGTTTAGCAATTGCCGCGAGAGGTATGGATCATTTTATCCAAAATGGTGGACATATGAGATTATTGTGTAGTTGTAAACTAAGTGAAACTGATTTAACTGCTATCAATAATTCGCAAGATTATAAAGAATACATTTCAAAAGAATTTTTAGAAGATATTGATAATTTAGAAGATGAATTAATCAAAAATCATGTGAAAATGTTGGGATGGATGATTTCTAATGATTTATTAGAAATTAAGATTGGTTTAAACATTAAGGATAACCAGAGTGATTCAATGTTACATATTAAAAAAGGTATCTTATATGATTCTGATGAACAAGCAATCTTATTTGAAGGTTCTGTTAATGAAACCGCATATGGTTGGTATAATAACATTGAATCCTTTAAAGTTTTTAATAGTTGGAATACGAATGAATATATTATGGATGATATAAATATATTTGAAGACTTTTGGAATAATAAAAATGAATCATTAGAAGTAATAGATGTTCCAGATGCTTGTAAAAATAAACTTGTAGAGATAGCCCCAAAAACTGAACAAGAATTCAAAAAACTAAATACATTTTTTAAATCTAAAAAACCAATATTAAGAGATTATCAAAAAAAAGCTATTGATATTTGGATAAAAAATAACTGCTGTGGCATATTTTCCATGGCTACAGGTACAGGAAAGACTTTCACAGCATTATCAGCTTTAGATCAATTAAATAAAAAAAATTCCATATTAAATGTTATAGTTTGTCCTCAAAATCATTTAATCAATCAATGGGAAGATAATATTAAACAATTTGGGATAGATTATAAAGTTATTATAGCAAGTGGAGATAATGGAAATTGGGAAGAAGAAGTATTTGATTCCATAATTGATATAAACTGTAGAATTACTAAAAATATAATTATTCTGACAAATTTTGATATATTTTGTAAAGAAAAATTTATTAAATGTATTGAGGAATATGAAGGCATTTCATTAATTATTGTTGATGAAGTACATGGAGTTGGTTCTGGAGAATATAGTAAAGGTTTACTAAATTCTTATAATTATCGGTTAGGTTTAAGTGCAACACCAGATATAGAAGATGATTTAGAAAGAACTGATTTAGTAAATGATTATTTCATAAATGGTACTATTTATGAATATAGTTTAGAAAAAGCAATAAAAAATGGATTTTTAACACCTTATAATTATTATCCCATATTTATAGATTTAGATGATGATGATTTGGATTTATATATTGAATATACACATAATCTAGCCAGATCTTTTTTTAGTAAAACTAACAAAAATAAAGATTCATTTAGTTATTGGGTTAAGAAAAGAAGAGATTTAATAAATAAGGCTCCTCATAAATATGATTTCTTAATAGAATTTTTAAAAGAAAATGAAGATATTAAAGACACAATCATATATTGTAGTGAAAATAAACAGGTTCAAAAAGTTCAAAAAATTCTTAATGAATTTGGTATCAGAAATCATGAATTTACTGGAAAAACATCCCATTCAAAAGATAAAGACAATACTTCTCAAAGAGATAAGATATTAAAAGAATTTGAAAGCGGTTTTTACAATGTTTTGGTAGCTATTAAATGTTTAGATGAAGGTGTGGATATTCCTTCAGCTAAAAATGTAATTTTAATGGCAAGTACAACAAATACACGACAACACATACAACGTAGAGGCCGTATTTTAAGAAAAAGTCCGGGTAAATCTATTGCAAACATATATGATTTAATTGTATTCCCAGAAGTAAATTTCAATGATAGTATGTTTAATAGTATATTATTTAATGAAATGCGTCGATATGATGAATATGCTTATTTAGCAGAAAATTCAACTGAATGTAGTAAAATAATAATTCAAAAAATGAGGCGATTGTAA
- a CDS encoding 4Fe-4S double cluster binding domain-containing protein, with product MTLKDKIDNICINMTTLHGYASIEDYQDYMIDELKGYSHAIVVGIKIPDNIIDNLESPQGELDYQDSYNRINNKLNQITSELENLIKNEGYSAKSVNASYIIPDGKLYGELSHKMIANLAGLGWIGKSCLLITPEYGPRLRWATLLTDYDLKTENNPVKSQCNNCRLCVEKCPSHALNDVEFRPEDPRSVRYDAYKCSEYFDKLEKMNRPRLCGLCVKVCPWGKKSN from the coding sequence ATGACACTTAAAGACAAGATAGACAACATATGTATAAACATGACCACACTACATGGCTATGCATCAATAGAAGACTATCAGGATTACATGATAGATGAACTTAAAGGATACTCCCATGCAATAGTAGTGGGCATAAAAATACCAGACAATATAATAGACAACCTCGAATCACCACAGGGTGAACTGGATTATCAGGATAGCTACAACAGGATAAACAATAAACTCAATCAAATAACCTCAGAACTTGAAAATCTGATTAAAAATGAGGGTTACTCAGCAAAAAGCGTCAATGCATCATACATCATACCCGATGGAAAGCTATACGGTGAACTATCACATAAGATGATAGCAAACCTTGCGGGACTGGGCTGGATTGGAAAAAGTTGTCTGCTTATAACACCAGAGTACGGTCCAAGACTAAGATGGGCCACACTGCTAACGGATTATGATTTGAAAACAGAAAATAATCCGGTGAAATCACAGTGTAACAATTGCAGATTATGCGTTGAAAAATGTCCGTCACACGCACTTAATGACGTTGAATTCAGACCGGAAGATCCAAGAAGCGTACGATATGATGCATACAAATGCAGCGAATACTTTGACAAGCTGGAAAAGATGAACAGGCCAAGACTATGCGGGTTATGTGTAAAGGTATGTCCATGGGGGAAAAAGTCCAACTAA
- the comB gene encoding 2-phosphosulfolactate phosphatase, translated as MNIKVSLFDSTTEDLCIVIDQLRATTTITLALDNFNEVIPVNDIDKALSLKDENTLLAGELDLKTIDGFDLTNSPHQIQQNTADTLVLLTTNGTRVLENVKKKSEDTRVLVGSMINAHSVAKKALEMANDEIEIIMAGRRTNFNIEDALAAGIITQELINLAEKMKLDVHPDESAQAASILSEDHKRSQQLIYDSWGGCKLRKLGLEEDVKLCMKINHSENVGIYEDAKIRLSK; from the coding sequence ATGAATATAAAAGTATCATTATTTGACTCTACAACGGAGGACTTATGTATAGTAATAGACCAGCTCAGGGCAACCACAACAATAACCCTGGCACTGGACAACTTCAACGAGGTAATACCAGTAAACGATATAGATAAGGCACTATCACTCAAGGATGAAAACACGCTGCTTGCCGGAGAACTGGACCTTAAAACAATAGATGGATTTGACCTGACAAACTCACCACATCAAATACAACAGAACACTGCCGATACCCTTGTACTGTTAACCACAAACGGAACACGGGTACTGGAAAACGTAAAGAAAAAATCAGAGGACACAAGGGTACTGGTAGGATCCATGATAAACGCACATTCAGTTGCAAAAAAGGCATTGGAAATGGCCAATGATGAAATAGAAATAATAATGGCAGGAAGAAGGACAAACTTCAACATCGAGGATGCACTAGCGGCGGGTATAATAACACAAGAGCTAATAAACTTAGCAGAAAAAATGAAACTGGATGTACATCCCGATGAATCTGCACAGGCTGCAAGCATCTTATCCGAAGATCACAAAAGAAGCCAACAACTGATATATGACTCATGGGGAGGATGCAAGCTAAGAAAACTAGGACTAGAAGAGGACGTAAAGCTCTGCATGAAAATAAACCACTCAGAAAACGTGGGAATATATGAAGACGCTAAGATACGTCTATCAAAGTAG
- a CDS encoding arsenate reductase family protein, with protein MLFVEYPRCSTCRKAKKWLDEHEIDYEDRDIVKDNPQYEELKDWYERSDLTLKRFFNTSGKIYREKKLKDKLPDMSEDEQLKLLSTDGMLVKRPIIVCDDFVLTGFKEAEWAEKLL; from the coding sequence ATGTTATTCGTAGAATATCCAAGGTGTTCGACATGCCGCAAGGCCAAAAAGTGGTTGGATGAACATGAAATAGACTATGAGGACCGTGACATAGTCAAGGATAACCCTCAGTATGAGGAGCTTAAGGACTGGTATGAAAGAAGTGATTTAACCCTGAAAAGATTCTTCAACACCAGCGGAAAGATATATCGAGAAAAGAAGCTGAAGGATAAGTTACCCGATATGAGTGAGGATGAACAGCTTAAACTCTTATCAACCGATGGAATGCTTGTAAAAAGGCCCATCATCGTATGTGATGACTTTGTCCTTACAGGCTTTAAGGAAGCTGAATGGGCAGAAAAACTGTTATAA
- a CDS encoding DUF4013 domain-containing protein: MDAMSIIKDSLRYTISDIVQLFVLSVPAIIIILLSVSSIIYFDLDFLVVLSPLYFILGIFLALFYSGLMLNVIRHTVNLNDVLPEINLKLFLLDGLKYIIVEFVLVGITGGIIYFLSEYVKLHTDFALVIFIFIIIFAIISIYLSVLNVVASGKLAQTNSLADALSFGQLREVADRIGKLKIYVTLLLAGILTSILMSFFSFLMGIPIFGVIIFAFIMTLSVVFNGRVVGLLYNERNLKENSVSVEQSDSVSSTDFDYNKYSRDDIKEGPVSQDSFEEYLESSEQEDLTQTSLTRCSKCGHSNPDFVDLCLNCGEKL; this comes from the coding sequence ATGGATGCAATGAGTATAATAAAAGATTCACTTAGATACACAATTTCGGATATTGTACAGTTATTTGTTCTGTCGGTACCTGCAATAATCATAATTCTACTGTCGGTTTCATCAATCATCTATTTTGATTTGGATTTTCTTGTAGTTTTATCTCCATTATATTTCATACTGGGAATCTTTCTGGCATTATTTTATTCCGGATTAATGCTGAATGTCATCAGGCATACCGTTAACTTGAATGACGTATTGCCGGAGATTAACCTTAAGTTGTTTTTGCTTGACGGACTAAAGTATATCATAGTTGAATTTGTACTTGTGGGAATAACAGGTGGCATAATATATTTCCTCTCGGAATATGTCAAGCTGCATACTGACTTTGCATTGGTAATATTCATATTCATCATAATCTTTGCTATAATAAGCATATACCTGAGTGTACTTAATGTGGTTGCCAGCGGTAAATTGGCACAGACAAATAGCCTTGCCGACGCGTTAAGCTTTGGTCAGCTCAGGGAAGTGGCAGATAGGATAGGTAAGCTGAAGATATACGTGACACTGCTTCTAGCGGGAATACTGACGTCAATACTCATGTCATTTTTCAGCTTCTTGATGGGCATACCAATATTTGGCGTTATAATATTTGCGTTTATCATGACGCTATCTGTTGTATTCAATGGACGTGTGGTTGGATTATTGTACAATGAGCGTAACCTGAAGGAAAATAGTGTTTCTGTAGAACAATCAGATAGTGTTTCCAGTACTGACTTTGACTATAATAAATATTCACGGGATGATATCAAAGAAGGTCCCGTTTCACAGGATTCATTCGAGGAGTACCTTGAAAGCTCAGAACAGGAGGACTTGACACAGACAAGTCTTACCAGGTGTTCCAAGTGCGGCCATTCAAATCCGGACTTTGTTGACTTATGCCTGAACTGTGGAGAGAAACTCTAA
- a CDS encoding cobalamin-dependent protein (Presence of a B(12) (cobalamin)-binding domain implies dependence on cobalamin itself, in one of its several forms, or in some unusual lineages, dependence on a cobalamin-like analog.), whose translation MLFENWINEDIKKVLLVEPNFPIPNKSRNHSNFLPIGLLKIASYLRSKSIDVKLIRYKHDSSIQSTLDDQFEEKKDRFNPDLICITSIFTYWSSHVKDAVSYYKHIYPEVPVIVGGIYASLLPQHCKEYTKCDDVIEGIIPEAEKLRPAYDLVDVDYQILHTTRGCIRKCGFCGVYVIEPDWLYKKSIKEEIFKKKLVFYDNNLLANPYIKNILDELIELKKAKKISYVESQSGFDGRLLINNPTFAKKMKEAGFKNPRIAWDHHYSDADFIHKQLKILFNAGFKPREISVFMIYNFDIDYNEMEDKRAKCFEWGVQITDCRNRPLDKTTDGYNPRKRKQTRQEYHINPNWTDYEVRSFRRNVRRHNICIRMEADYHSFKLERKAIPQEKAKEYRYKSYEEMKDILDDVWTPKIPHYIEK comes from the coding sequence ATGTTATTTGAAAATTGGATTAATGAAGATATAAAAAAGGTTTTATTAGTTGAACCTAATTTTCCTATCCCTAATAAAAGTAGAAATCATTCTAATTTTCTTCCAATAGGCTTATTAAAGATTGCCAGTTATTTAAGATCCAAATCTATTGATGTGAAATTAATTCGCTATAAACACGATTCTTCAATACAATCCACATTGGATGATCAATTTGAAGAAAAAAAAGACCGATTTAATCCCGATTTAATTTGCATAACTTCAATCTTTACATATTGGTCCAGTCATGTAAAAGATGCTGTCAGTTATTACAAACATATATATCCAGAGGTACCAGTAATTGTTGGTGGTATTTATGCTTCATTACTTCCACAACATTGTAAAGAATATACTAAATGTGATGATGTCATTGAGGGAATAATACCTGAAGCTGAAAAACTAAGACCTGCATATGATTTAGTTGATGTGGATTATCAAATTTTACATACCACCAGAGGTTGTATAAGAAAATGTGGTTTTTGTGGAGTTTATGTTATTGAACCGGATTGGCTTTATAAAAAATCGATTAAAGAGGAGATATTTAAAAAGAAATTAGTTTTTTATGACAACAATCTTCTCGCTAATCCGTACATAAAAAATATTTTAGATGAATTAATTGAATTAAAAAAAGCTAAAAAAATTAGTTATGTTGAATCTCAAAGTGGTTTTGATGGTAGATTATTGATTAATAATCCAACTTTTGCTAAAAAAATGAAAGAAGCAGGTTTTAAAAATCCACGAATCGCCTGGGATCACCATTATTCTGATGCAGATTTTATCCATAAACAATTAAAAATATTGTTTAATGCTGGTTTTAAGCCAAGAGAAATATCAGTATTTATGATTTATAATTTTGATATAGATTATAATGAAATGGAAGATAAACGTGCTAAATGTTTTGAATGGGGAGTTCAAATAACAGACTGTAGAAATAGACCTTTAGATAAAACTACAGATGGGTATAATCCACGTAAAAGAAAACAGACAAGACAAGAATATCATATCAATCCTAATTGGACGGACTATGAAGTTAGATCATTTAGAAGAAATGTTCGTAGACATAACATTTGTATACGAATGGAAGCTGATTACCATAGTTTTAAATTAGAAAGAAAAGCAATACCTCAAGAAAAAGCGAAAGAATATAGATATAAAAGTTATGAAGAAATGAAAGATATTCTTGATGATGTCTGGACACCAAAAATACCTCATTACATTGAAAAATAA
- a CDS encoding nitroreductase family protein codes for MNDSDLILDSINSRCSTRCFTDKKISEDSLEKIIKSAFTAPSACNLQPWEFILITDKDTLRDMADVHPFASMFKTATAGIIVCGNMEKCIKNHEEFWTQDCSAATENILLAANSLDIGSVWTGIYPVTERCRYLSDYFNLPDNIMPFSLIALGYPGQKKNIMDKYDENKVHFDKW; via the coding sequence ATGAATGATTCAGATTTAATATTGGATTCGATTAACTCAAGATGCAGTACAAGATGCTTCACCGACAAAAAGATATCAGAAGACTCATTGGAAAAAATCATCAAGTCAGCCTTTACGGCTCCATCGGCGTGTAATCTTCAGCCATGGGAATTTATATTGATAACGGATAAAGATACGCTAAGGGATATGGCTGATGTTCATCCTTTTGCATCCATGTTCAAGACTGCCACTGCCGGAATTATAGTATGTGGCAACATGGAAAAATGCATCAAAAATCATGAGGAGTTCTGGACTCAGGATTGCAGTGCTGCTACGGAGAATATTCTTCTTGCGGCAAATAGTCTGGATATCGGAAGTGTATGGACGGGAATATATCCCGTGACGGAAAGATGCAGATACCTAAGCGATTACTTTAATCTGCCCGATAACATCATGCCCTTTAGTCTGATAGCACTCGGCTATCCGGGCCAAAAGAAGAATATCATGGATAAGTATGATGAAAATAAGGTTCACTTTGATAAGTGGTAA
- a CDS encoding adhesin, translating into MKEKISILLVIALILTSTVSATNVFLTSDSISNTDNDLDMLKSIKNYVEELSGGQITVTIDSQAPSPGEGTRLIESNYDVGVNVANPCAGNLLILAKYAVNTDKQIIYVNTGDFDLNNSDGYIRRAWDDDYSSNVFAGINNPGKYLQDAGIEYIQPLQEYPDAAYKGTYSQSRDEVNKYIAQQIVDKINNNNDNRAYDDGLVLTHKLDVSQMAKASKELYESEDSSYDDTYNGYTASQVLYLTASYLNGNGLESPSGYEAPSTPWTYSFFAKDAYTISDYMKMGGIVKQYMDENNKAPDYIEYNGAYIAYPDLVRTFAKITENHTDSSSMNFYGSYYLEKVNHSFIIDMLPIAALILVFIVALAILRRLLRFRRRR; encoded by the coding sequence ATGAAGGAAAAGATATCCATACTGCTGGTTATAGCATTGATATTAACCTCAACCGTGAGTGCTACAAACGTATTTCTCACATCAGACAGCATATCCAATACAGATAATGACCTGGATATGCTCAAGTCCATAAAAAACTATGTTGAAGAATTGTCCGGCGGACAGATAACCGTCACCATAGACTCACAGGCACCAAGTCCCGGAGAGGGAACACGGCTGATAGAGTCAAACTATGACGTGGGAGTAAACGTTGCAAATCCCTGTGCAGGAAACCTGCTGATACTGGCAAAATATGCAGTCAACACAGACAAGCAAATAATATACGTAAACACCGGAGACTTTGACTTAAACAATAGTGACGGATATATAAGAAGAGCATGGGATGATGACTACTCATCAAACGTATTTGCGGGAATAAACAATCCCGGCAAGTACCTGCAGGATGCCGGAATAGAATATATCCAGCCGCTGCAGGAGTATCCGGATGCTGCATACAAGGGAACATACTCACAGTCAAGAGATGAGGTAAACAAGTACATAGCCCAACAGATAGTAGACAAGATAAACAACAACAATGACAACAGGGCATATGATGATGGCCTTGTGCTGACACATAAGCTTGACGTGTCACAGATGGCAAAGGCAAGCAAAGAGTTGTATGAAAGTGAGGATTCATCATATGATGATACATACAACGGCTACACGGCAAGCCAGGTATTATACCTAACGGCAAGTTATCTTAACGGCAACGGACTTGAAAGTCCCTCCGGCTATGAAGCACCTTCCACTCCATGGACTTACTCATTCTTTGCAAAGGATGCATATACAATATCCGATTACATGAAGATGGGCGGTATCGTAAAGCAGTACATGGATGAAAACAACAAGGCCCCGGATTACATAGAATACAATGGGGCATACATAGCCTACCCGGACCTTGTACGTACATTTGCCAAGATTACAGAAAACCATACGGATTCAAGCAGCATGAACTTCTATGGAAGCTATTACCTGGAAAAGGTTAATCATTCATTCATAATAGACATGCTGCCGATAGCAGCATTAATACTTGTGTTTATAGTGGCATTGGCCATACTTCGCAGACTGCTCCGATTCAGACGCAGAAGATAA
- a CDS encoding TIGR00730 family Rossman fold protein, whose amino-acid sequence MKICLFGSGSNEVDEKYLKLGYELGQMIADNNHCLVFGGGNDGMMGSVARGVADNDGFIQAIIPDWMTRFERLFNECDNIIYTRSMDERKKKFIKKSDAFIITAGGIGTLDEVFEVITLKKLRCHNKPIIILNAYNFYDPLLSMIDDMIKENTIPENNRDLFYVVDTVDEVFEYLDGYDFENDDVYDI is encoded by the coding sequence ATGAAAATATGTTTATTCGGCTCTGGAAGCAATGAAGTTGACGAAAAATACTTGAAGTTGGGCTATGAATTGGGGCAAATGATAGCCGATAACAATCATTGTCTGGTATTCGGCGGTGGAAATGATGGAATGATGGGAAGCGTCGCCCGTGGAGTTGCAGACAATGACGGATTCATACAGGCCATCATACCCGACTGGATGACCAGATTTGAACGCTTATTTAATGAATGTGATAATATAATATACACCAGGTCCATGGATGAACGCAAAAAGAAATTTATCAAAAAGTCGGACGCATTCATAATAACGGCCGGTGGAATAGGAACTCTTGATGAAGTCTTTGAAGTGATAACATTAAAGAAGCTTCGATGTCACAATAAGCCCATCATAATATTGAATGCATATAACTTCTATGACCCGCTTCTGTCGATGATTGACGATATGATAAAGGAAAATACCATACCCGAGAATAACCGGGACCTATTTTACGTAGTTGATACTGTAGATGAGGTATTCGAGTATCTTGACGGATATGACTTTGAAAACGATGATGTATATGACATATAG
- a CDS encoding AAA family ATPase translates to MYLDYVELENYRPYYGKQRINFGFDDNKNLTVILAENGSGKSTFVNGITWCLFGDEKHDDREKTEPLYNKIMAEELESEDFTSLNVNITIRFFDIINNEKKYFTVFRNEEYNNWGNSWEKSTQHLTIETFDGSVYKDDMAQYKIIGTIPEDMFQYFFFNGASLNNYFNENSKLNLKESIYNISQLDIISNVQKHIKGCLDKYNADYKKLSNNHEKNYNGLINKLNKQKSAKENEQKDNYKKIDEAINNIKMCDLELDNVDISEVDTLTSDRESIQKELKKSQNDYNEIYEKYEKKIIQLYPLVVLFDELSKAYEITHNAKKKKTAPPKVEIELLRDILSDGICICGTDINEHDECIKILTDRLNNTSNVTKDDFYEYYYLFQEKLKELYSIHDIDDMKNSLNSLKESISLKKDQLNDISQKLSNMNEAKIKRLENERVKNINIRDRLRKDNERLSKDIEKLDSDIDDLKDEREKQTVTNSKARSLNKKIFFTEDALEKTKSLSSDVEMFIRNKVNENTKQQFTKINWKNDKYTDVILNEDYSINIAKYDEYVTPNDLSDGEVNLLALSFMMALHSLIGFEIPIFIDAPFENLDTNKRLDFVQGLHAFTSNKQIVFLLTDSQYTSDVKSAMKPNVFNEYQLIPLEKNKTVIKNE, encoded by the coding sequence ATGTATTTAGATTATGTTGAATTGGAGAATTATAGACCGTACTACGGTAAACAGAGAATAAATTTTGGTTTTGATGATAATAAAAATTTAACTGTTATTCTAGCTGAAAATGGTAGTGGAAAATCAACATTTGTAAATGGTATTACATGGTGTTTATTTGGTGATGAAAAACATGATGATAGAGAAAAAACAGAACCATTATATAATAAAATCATGGCTGAAGAATTAGAATCTGAGGATTTTACATCTTTAAATGTTAATATAACAATTCGTTTTTTTGATATCATCAATAATGAAAAAAAATATTTCACAGTTTTCCGGAATGAAGAATATAATAATTGGGGAAATTCTTGGGAAAAAAGTACTCAGCATTTAACCATTGAAACATTTGATGGAAGTGTTTATAAAGATGATATGGCTCAATATAAAATTATTGGAACAATACCTGAGGATATGTTTCAGTATTTCTTTTTTAATGGAGCTTCTTTAAATAACTATTTTAATGAAAATTCAAAGTTAAATCTAAAAGAATCAATTTATAATATATCTCAATTAGATATTATTTCTAATGTTCAAAAACATATCAAAGGATGTTTAGATAAATATAATGCTGATTATAAAAAACTTAGCAATAATCATGAAAAAAATTATAATGGATTAATAAATAAGCTCAATAAACAAAAAAGTGCTAAAGAAAATGAACAAAAGGATAATTATAAAAAAATTGATGAAGCTATTAATAATATTAAAATGTGTGATTTAGAATTAGATAATGTTGATATTAGCGAAGTTGATACATTAACTTCAGATAGAGAAAGTATACAAAAGGAACTTAAAAAATCACAAAATGATTATAATGAAATATATGAAAAATATGAGAAAAAAATTATTCAATTATATCCATTAGTCGTTTTATTTGATGAATTAAGTAAGGCTTATGAAATTACTCATAATGCTAAAAAAAAGAAAACAGCTCCTCCTAAAGTTGAAATTGAACTGTTGAGAGATATTTTGAGTGATGGTATATGTATTTGTGGAACAGATATTAATGAACATGATGAATGTATAAAAATTTTAACTGATAGATTAAATAACACCAGTAATGTAACTAAGGATGATTTTTATGAATATTATTATTTATTCCAAGAAAAATTAAAAGAGTTATATTCAATTCATGATATAGATGATATGAAAAATTCATTAAACTCTTTAAAAGAGTCTATCAGTCTTAAAAAAGATCAATTAAATGATATTTCACAAAAATTATCAAATATGAATGAAGCAAAAATTAAAAGATTAGAAAACGAACGAGTGAAAAATATAAATATTAGAGATAGATTACGAAAAGATAATGAAAGGTTATCGAAAGATATTGAAAAATTAGATTCTGATATTGATGATTTGAAAGATGAAAGAGAAAAACAAACTGTAACTAACAGTAAAGCAAGATCTTTGAATAAAAAAATATTTTTTACAGAAGATGCATTAGAAAAAACAAAATCATTATCTTCTGATGTTGAAATGTTTATAAGAAATAAAGTGAATGAAAACACCAAACAACAATTTACAAAGATTAACTGGAAAAATGATAAATATACTGATGTGATTTTAAATGAGGATTATTCAATAAATATTGCTAAGTACGATGAATATGTCACTCCTAATGATCTTTCTGATGGTGAAGTAAATTTATTAGCTTTATCTTTTATGATGGCATTACATAGTTTAATTGGTTTTGAAATTCCAATTTTTATTGATGCACCATTTGAAAATCTAGATACAAATAAACGTTTAGATTTTGTTCAAGGATTACATGCATTCACATCTAACAAACAAATTGTTTTTTTACTAACCGATAGTCAATATACATCAGATGTTAAATCAGCAATGAAACCAAATGTTTTTAATGAATATCAATTAATTCCTCTAGAAAAAAATAAAACGGTGATAAAAAATGAATAA